One Kallotenue papyrolyticum genomic window carries:
- a CDS encoding class I SAM-dependent methyltransferase, which yields MDVLNRDKSPSAHISKEEIKFGEERVSHLYKNDLYYAHLSIYRFAVQFIRGGYVLDAGSGAGYGSAYFADHGARFVWGIEVSPEAVAFSQQHFKRPNLQFQVMDLQNITGFEDHSFDLIFSSNVLEHIPNVMSFLHSAWRLLKPDGVIVIAVPPISSIELQAANIANPYHLNIWSPRQWHCVFNMYFSEIGCYLHNARNDIALDFGNTPGQTIINEHDFTFDSASIDELSYKPTLSALFVLRGPKDLGDLASDRQLTFIDDSFSIPEGNVELRKQAAQRLLSRAQDVQRLLSEFVDAKDISAIPDFEGRLYELENRLHDLEMSIAAKNEHIIYLENLIKHIEAGTVLRTVNFLATLLRRNR from the coding sequence ATGGATGTACTAAACAGAGATAAGTCGCCTTCAGCCCACATAAGCAAAGAGGAAATTAAGTTTGGTGAAGAGCGAGTCTCGCACCTCTACAAGAACGATCTCTACTACGCCCATCTATCAATCTATCGCTTTGCTGTGCAGTTCATACGTGGCGGTTATGTGCTTGATGCAGGTTCGGGCGCAGGCTATGGCTCCGCCTACTTTGCAGATCATGGTGCTCGTTTTGTATGGGGCATTGAAGTAAGTCCAGAAGCGGTAGCATTTAGCCAGCAGCACTTCAAACGGCCTAATCTTCAGTTCCAGGTAATGGACCTGCAAAACATCACGGGTTTTGAGGACCATTCATTCGATCTAATATTTTCTTCTAATGTTCTCGAGCATATCCCGAACGTTATGTCGTTTTTACACTCGGCATGGCGCCTACTAAAACCGGATGGCGTCATAGTAATCGCTGTTCCACCCATCTCCAGCATTGAACTACAAGCAGCTAATATTGCTAATCCATACCACCTCAATATTTGGTCCCCACGCCAATGGCACTGTGTGTTCAATATGTACTTTTCAGAAATAGGATGCTATCTTCATAATGCCAGAAATGATATCGCCCTTGACTTTGGGAACACACCCGGACAAACAATCATCAACGAGCACGACTTTACATTTGATTCCGCGTCAATTGACGAGTTGTCATACAAACCAACACTTTCAGCGTTGTTTGTCCTGCGAGGACCAAAAGATTTAGGAGATCTGGCATCTGACCGGCAATTAACGTTCATTGATGATTCTTTTTCCATCCCTGAGGGAAACGTTGAACTCCGAAAACAAGCGGCTCAACGACTACTATCAAGAGCGCAGGACGTTCAGCGCCTCTTATCAGAATTTGTGGATGCTAAAGATATTTCAGCAATACCCGATTTTGAGGGTCGTTTATATGAGTTAGAAAACCGTCTACACGACCTGGAAATGTCGATTGCTGCAAAGAATGAGCATATTATTTACCTTGAGAACCTGATAAAACACATCGAGGCAGGTACCGTACTCCGTACGGTAAACTTTTTAGCGACTCTCCTCAGGCGGAATCGCTAA
- a CDS encoding transposase: MTVSGIIGWTSYHCRSIVTCTNTIPYQTDPTDEQWSLIAPIVSLKSDDERYKGGRPRTVDLRRIVDALLYQARTGCQWRLLPTDFPNHNMVRYYVDTWTWDGTWEQIHTTLRRRTRTSAGRNPEPSAGSMDSQRVKTTEAGGERGIDGGKKDSRAQTAHFGGYGR, from the coding sequence ATGACGGTATCTGGCATAATAGGATGGACAAGCTACCATTGTAGATCAATCGTGACATGTACAAACACTATTCCGTATCAAACAGACCCAACTGATGAACAATGGTCACTGATTGCGCCCATTGTCTCGTTAAAAAGTGACGATGAACGATATAAAGGTGGCCGTCCACGAACGGTGGATCTGCGTCGTATCGTTGATGCCTTGCTGTATCAAGCCAGAACCGGCTGCCAATGGCGCCTCTTGCCAACAGATTTCCCCAACCACAATATGGTCCGCTACTACGTTGACACATGGACCTGGGATGGCACCTGGGAACAGATCCATACCACCTTACGCCGACGCACACGCACAAGCGCTGGACGGAACCCAGAACCAAGCGCGGGCAGCATGGATAGCCAGCGTGTCAAGACGACCGAAGCTGGCGGCGAACGCGGCATTGATGGGGGGAAAAAAGATTCGCGGGCGCAAACGGCACATTTTGGTGGATACGGCCGGTAA
- a CDS encoding protein kinase domain-containing protein yields the protein MRVIHFSCGQAANESELKACALLKTRLQEEPGDDHWILLSNLAFSVTHALQSDEIDLVVIGPPGVRVVEVKHWTLQWADANQQLVEQETDRVTNKARKIGTTLRKVCAPLPRVDGTILLTQEPSKVKGLVGREVRGVRFHSLSEWKSAIDFDAPRVLSQADITRLGRLLEPKSSVAIDGSLRRLAGYVNLELQTPKTEQFHRVYKGAHPARRDRVVLHLYDRSASDDKNAEAKARREFDALHRLQIYGWAPRILDSFQDVPGYPGEMYFFTLVDPAAPCLEDRATDPTWHARSRVAFARNAMRALRDLHTAGTGNDPIVHRNLTPHTILVKHDNTPIFTGFERSKIPSEISVASAGFAAAQEPTCAPEVRSQGLAAADQRSDVYSLCACLVRLFQNRTDDLSQRAAAILERGLAEQPHERHTPDLLDAALGELLGESVPPPPAPPARFWTEDQVIRFRDNDYRIVARLGSGGVGTTFKVVHVDRSTGEELGTYVAKVAHDGATGERVLRAYSLVRSHLRHTALSTVFEVAKDWQENQFIALMTWVSGAPLSDFIGVFPLLAEEQQEPSSEALAVRWLRVICEALDVLHRNGLVHGDVSPRNLIVSGSDLVLTDYDFVGKLGEPLAAPGTVLYCSPSHQEGRDALPSDDLYALAATFFHVLFEREPFRHGKELDKRRGLNWEGIARDEYPVLAAWLDRATHPDAQMRFASVAEALQALAGRARATMAVVADGAAIPVAPLPSPELSPVEAVRTQLREERVLWLLSLLQSYPGSRWGNRETRGLDTEFASQTYVETPLEETLLRDIRERRVRLVILCGNAGDGKTALLQHLAERLGLGRHQSSERVLEARLADGLLVRMNLDGSASWQGHSADELLDAFLAPFQGGPPAEDIVHLLAINDGRLLEWIEGVESRQGGETPLTAALYQLVQREAAAQESHIRFVSLNQRSLVGGIDTSQARIDTTFLDRLIDQLYGGAAAPTIWAPCQSCSAMDRCEVLRATKLFGPSNLPVIEKDEVREWARQRLFEALQAVHLRGETHITVRELRAALVYVMFGTHYCDDYHANQEIDAVPYWDRAFSPGSPSRQGEVLAELARFDPALEAHPQIDRYLQSKPAADTTKTAPHYPQLALEAARRRAFFEWTRNDLEQVAGDPEALDLARGQHLRAFRNLALEADPQARAKLCEQLCAGISRLEDLPPQALDRQGVVPLRVTPRTPTETAFWVEKPLNAFRLEVDLPPEVEGMERLHRHVFLVYRYRTGEEERLRLGADLFHLLLELADGYQLGDVSTGDTFAHLSIFVQRLAREDERELLAWNPMQDETLYRVQAVIAEGADGPQQRLVISPLAAGGAEV from the coding sequence GTGAGAGTGATCCACTTTTCCTGCGGGCAAGCTGCGAACGAAAGTGAGCTCAAAGCTTGCGCGCTCCTGAAAACGCGACTGCAAGAGGAACCGGGCGATGATCATTGGATCCTACTGAGCAATCTTGCGTTCTCGGTCACCCACGCGCTGCAGTCAGACGAGATTGACCTCGTGGTGATCGGACCTCCCGGGGTGCGCGTTGTTGAGGTGAAACACTGGACTCTGCAGTGGGCGGATGCAAACCAACAGCTCGTCGAGCAGGAAACGGACAGGGTCACGAACAAGGCAAGGAAGATCGGGACAACGCTGCGTAAAGTATGCGCACCACTCCCGCGGGTGGACGGTACGATCCTGTTGACGCAGGAGCCATCGAAGGTGAAGGGACTTGTGGGGCGGGAAGTGCGGGGAGTCCGGTTCCACAGCTTGAGCGAGTGGAAGAGCGCCATCGACTTCGATGCTCCGCGTGTGCTCTCGCAGGCCGATATCACGCGGCTGGGCCGCCTGCTGGAACCGAAGAGCTCGGTAGCGATCGACGGGTCGCTGAGGCGGCTGGCGGGCTATGTGAATCTGGAGTTACAGACGCCTAAGACGGAGCAGTTTCACCGCGTCTACAAGGGCGCCCATCCCGCGCGGCGCGACAGAGTGGTGCTGCATCTGTACGATCGCTCTGCAAGCGACGACAAGAACGCTGAGGCCAAGGCCAGGCGCGAGTTCGACGCCTTGCACCGCCTTCAGATCTATGGATGGGCACCGCGGATCCTCGACTCGTTCCAGGACGTGCCGGGCTACCCGGGAGAGATGTACTTCTTTACCCTCGTCGATCCCGCGGCCCCCTGCCTGGAGGACCGGGCGACTGACCCCACCTGGCACGCAAGAAGCCGCGTCGCGTTCGCGCGCAACGCGATGCGAGCATTGCGCGACCTGCACACGGCCGGCACAGGAAACGATCCGATCGTGCATCGGAACCTCACGCCGCACACGATTCTGGTCAAGCACGACAACACGCCCATCTTCACCGGCTTCGAACGTTCAAAGATACCCTCGGAGATCAGCGTCGCGTCGGCCGGCTTTGCCGCCGCGCAGGAACCTACGTGCGCACCGGAAGTCCGCTCACAGGGACTCGCAGCGGCGGACCAGCGTTCCGACGTGTACTCCCTCTGTGCCTGTTTGGTTCGGTTGTTCCAGAACCGGACGGATGACCTCAGTCAGCGAGCTGCGGCAATCCTCGAACGCGGTCTGGCGGAGCAGCCGCACGAGCGTCACACACCCGACCTGTTGGACGCTGCCCTTGGAGAGTTGCTCGGCGAGTCGGTCCCCCCACCGCCCGCACCTCCGGCACGGTTCTGGACCGAGGATCAGGTGATTCGGTTTCGCGATAATGACTATCGCATCGTCGCCCGACTTGGCTCTGGTGGGGTGGGTACGACGTTCAAGGTTGTTCATGTCGATCGGTCTACGGGAGAGGAATTGGGAACATATGTAGCGAAGGTTGCGCACGACGGCGCAACAGGCGAGCGCGTGCTTCGAGCGTACAGCCTGGTGCGCTCCCACCTTCGGCATACGGCGCTCTCCACGGTTTTCGAGGTCGCGAAGGACTGGCAGGAGAACCAGTTCATCGCGCTCATGACGTGGGTGTCCGGTGCGCCGCTCAGCGACTTCATCGGGGTCTTTCCGCTCCTGGCCGAGGAGCAACAGGAACCGTCGAGCGAGGCGCTGGCGGTGCGCTGGCTGCGCGTGATCTGTGAGGCACTCGACGTGCTGCACCGGAACGGGCTGGTCCACGGCGACGTGAGCCCGCGTAACCTTATCGTCTCGGGCAGCGACCTCGTACTCACCGACTACGACTTCGTAGGCAAGTTGGGCGAACCTCTCGCCGCGCCCGGTACGGTGCTGTATTGCTCTCCCTCGCACCAGGAGGGGCGCGACGCCTTGCCCTCGGACGATCTATACGCCCTTGCGGCGACGTTCTTCCACGTGCTGTTCGAGCGAGAGCCGTTCAGGCATGGGAAAGAACTGGACAAGCGGCGCGGCTTGAACTGGGAGGGCATTGCTCGAGACGAGTACCCGGTCCTAGCCGCGTGGCTCGACAGGGCCACTCATCCCGATGCGCAGATGCGCTTCGCGAGCGTTGCGGAGGCCCTACAGGCCCTCGCCGGGCGCGCGCGGGCCACGATGGCCGTCGTGGCCGACGGGGCTGCGATTCCCGTCGCGCCTCTCCCGTCTCCCGAGCTTTCGCCAGTAGAAGCCGTCCGGACGCAACTGCGCGAAGAGCGTGTGCTGTGGCTCTTATCGTTGCTCCAGTCCTACCCTGGGTCCCGCTGGGGCAACCGCGAAACGCGCGGCCTCGACACGGAGTTCGCGTCTCAGACCTACGTGGAGACTCCGCTCGAAGAGACGCTCCTCCGTGACATCCGCGAGCGGCGCGTCCGTCTCGTAATCCTCTGCGGAAATGCCGGCGACGGAAAGACGGCGTTGCTGCAGCACCTCGCGGAGCGGCTCGGGCTCGGTCGGCACCAGTCGTCCGAGCGTGTTCTTGAGGCGCGGCTCGCTGATGGCCTGCTCGTCCGGATGAACCTGGACGGCTCCGCGTCCTGGCAGGGGCACTCCGCCGACGAGCTTCTGGACGCGTTCCTTGCGCCGTTTCAGGGCGGGCCGCCGGCCGAGGACATCGTCCACCTGCTCGCAATCAACGACGGCCGGCTTCTAGAATGGATCGAAGGTGTCGAGAGCCGGCAGGGTGGAGAAACCCCGCTCACGGCAGCCCTCTACCAACTCGTCCAGCGGGAGGCGGCCGCCCAGGAGTCGCACATCCGGTTTGTCAGCCTGAACCAACGCTCGCTCGTGGGAGGCATAGACACGAGCCAGGCGCGGATTGACACGACATTCCTGGACCGCCTGATCGACCAGTTGTACGGCGGAGCGGCGGCGCCGACAATCTGGGCGCCTTGTCAATCCTGTTCGGCGATGGATCGGTGCGAGGTATTGCGAGCCACGAAGCTGTTCGGCCCATCCAACCTGCCTGTGATAGAGAAGGACGAGGTTCGAGAGTGGGCCCGACAGCGGCTTTTCGAAGCACTCCAGGCGGTTCACTTGCGTGGTGAGACGCACATCACCGTGCGAGAGCTCAGGGCGGCCCTCGTGTACGTCATGTTCGGCACACATTACTGCGACGACTATCACGCGAACCAAGAGATAGATGCGGTTCCCTACTGGGACCGTGCGTTCTCTCCGGGCTCGCCCTCGCGACAGGGCGAGGTGCTCGCCGAACTCGCGCGCTTCGATCCCGCGCTGGAGGCCCACCCCCAGATCGACCGGTACCTCCAGAGCAAGCCCGCTGCCGACACCACCAAGACGGCGCCCCACTACCCGCAACTCGCGCTCGAAGCCGCGCGCCGCCGAGCGTTCTTCGAATGGACACGCAATGACCTTGAGCAGGTCGCCGGCGATCCGGAGGCGTTGGACCTGGCGCGCGGGCAGCACCTGCGCGCCTTCCGCAACCTAGCCCTCGAGGCCGACCCGCAGGCACGGGCGAAACTCTGCGAGCAGCTCTGTGCAGGGATCTCGCGTTTGGAGGACCTTCCGCCTCAGGCCCTCGACCGCCAGGGCGTTGTCCCGCTCCGCGTCACGCCCCGCACACCCACGGAAACCGCCTTCTGGGTGGAGAAGCCCCTCAACGCATTCCGGCTGGAAGTGGATCTCCCGCCGGAGGTCGAAGGGATGGAGCGGCTCCACCGACACGTCTTTCTGGTCTACCGGTATCGCACCGGGGAGGAAGAGCGGCTCCGGCTGGGCGCTGACCTCTTCCATCTGCTCCTCGAGCTTGCCGACGGATATCAACTGGGAGATGTGTCAACTGGTGACACTTTCGCACATCTGTCGATCTTCGTGCAGCGTCTGGCGCGCGAAGATGAACGAGAACTGCTGGCGTGGAATCCGATGCAGGATGAGACGCTCTACAGAGTCCAAGCTGTCATCGCCGAAGGCGCGGACGGGCCGCAGCAGCGCCTGGTCATCTCTCCCCTTGCGGCGGGAGGAGCAGAGGTATGA
- a CDS encoding ATP-binding protein: MVWTELHGRLCSGAFEKVLGRAEPGAMAFVRCLSPEVAERLGRDRTFAPTGWRVFRVADADDPDARTITADRAVELRETKGDPVLLVVDTARAGAGMDGIYSAAQEVQESQLLSHARSLAASELVKALTREARDRAEQALKRARRASRRINISYWAEFDFLVRVAAARRDPGELLYLLGLWPVKGEPASDWSHTLDLSWLFVERLLGAAVAGLTPAQRIESLKLLAPSDKQRADLERFVRSAATKPILLALEELADKEHLWINALRTEATAQEIQSIEIVPWRTNTDQITRWSGLVEGEDPDQPPVLILKADAERTGDYSKLEVRWKVRPDNLERGAVTYRVAIVTDMDEELAVREVPHAGKKEEKCRFANDDFSMLNDDALISAKLIVSVIGSDVVEPQETEEFTIRFGEPPDRLRGGGGKEVRTFSEGLIELSDREAVSELTSDPSAFREDPRGFVLLRTKDRGKSFRVFRPALIREVEQQWAAQPGSIGRWRVKVRTSGARVGEPEFVPFARDAASADMQPPWDRVANASRRMAERFAQSGGGVGQVYDGSSKAFETVVKEYLLAWAALLEEGDPLLALAHTVEVRTLSGRTVGLIVLPSHPLRVAWHVAYDSLVLHTAFEYGAAPKHVREEFKILDGSLFPAFLPGLQQGSSFVYADTLRFHAVGLVGDDDKEPKAAIAMLARALGEAEAADAAPTVGRQSAEVLGNEIQRYIECHDSVRLLHIHALRPGDGLTIARALGKAQDRYMQSSADEDPDDGASGRAPSFVLELYPSREQRAVAGRFIAEAREKRRRGAGVLAPEDHWMLDSVGLPGGMTMPRLRWARKGTQDPTTAAHLAVAFDTFESKVVPDDCPESTKPRPYFAYGLLSFFERHYTDQPSPCWRSTVLLPSEGEKHPSDRTHSERLIRLQQAILRCVARNIAAADAPPTLHTEISPEKAHGLRELHRLCDWVITLDRNAGIEYFDSPRTNREIYDAYVIDCVPEREDLGCLQLITSTSNLEEVRNLLDGALDQMGLSQSRRNAEFLMDQLKALSGRLAIQLTGQKIPTAELIALALSHANCERAAESDPCWTPLQTGFFIPVDDVLDLMPPLSETKSEDAGTEVRPDLIYVSLTPRRGLRFQFIEVKYRRHLRTARSVELLDGIRRQITSLRERWEAWYSTDGVPPSFRAVRRAKLARVLRFYADKAQRHHLRKERYDGLVAEIDRMVEKGGDYAFGTTEAPDRGWVFCPEYGGIAPLEISTGDWDTRIFLFGPGLLPDSDFRRETIGQLFPVPPRPDDGDPTTYATLPDAPREESRAPALSTPTGEETSRSDTPGSATGPDPAFPAVVMGTDSLTGTDVRWPLTIKGNPHLLVAGLPGMGKTTCLLNLCHQMLAAGVRPIVFSYHEDIDQRLQELVGSVRFVDFQGLGFNPLQVIDRGSRMAYLDVAGALRDIFVAIYPELGDIQGERIRRAIKESFLEQGWGDPAADVAALPEPLFTRFVDILRSDPRPDRGLHTLLGRLEELADYGFFELADSRESLWESDQPTVIRIHATQNDNLQKAFASLVFYGLYKDMFRRGIQSRITHAVIFDEAHRAARLRLIPTMAKECRKYGVSLVLASQEAKDFNASLFSAIANYLVLRLNETDAKALVRNVASSDQERALIDKIKQMDRFKALYFCEGRRRPSFVLLRSL, translated from the coding sequence ATGGTCTGGACTGAACTACACGGGCGCCTCTGCAGCGGCGCCTTCGAGAAGGTTCTGGGGAGAGCCGAGCCCGGGGCGATGGCCTTCGTCCGCTGCCTGAGCCCGGAGGTTGCCGAACGGCTGGGCCGCGATCGTACGTTCGCGCCTACCGGCTGGCGGGTGTTCCGGGTCGCGGATGCCGACGATCCGGACGCACGCACGATCACTGCGGACCGCGCGGTCGAGCTGCGCGAGACGAAGGGCGACCCTGTGCTGCTCGTGGTCGACACGGCCAGGGCGGGCGCTGGCATGGACGGCATCTACAGCGCGGCACAGGAGGTCCAGGAAAGCCAGCTCTTGTCCCACGCGCGGAGCCTAGCGGCCAGCGAACTCGTCAAAGCGCTCACGCGGGAGGCGCGGGATCGGGCGGAGCAGGCGCTCAAGCGAGCCCGCCGAGCCAGCCGTCGGATCAACATTTCGTACTGGGCCGAGTTTGACTTCCTAGTTCGCGTCGCCGCAGCACGGCGCGACCCCGGCGAACTCCTGTACCTGCTTGGTCTGTGGCCCGTGAAAGGCGAGCCGGCTTCCGATTGGTCGCACACGCTCGACCTCTCCTGGCTATTCGTGGAGCGCCTACTCGGAGCCGCCGTTGCCGGGCTCACGCCCGCCCAGCGCATCGAGTCGCTGAAGCTGCTCGCCCCGTCAGACAAACAGCGCGCGGACCTGGAGCGCTTCGTTCGCTCCGCGGCAACGAAGCCGATCCTCCTGGCCCTCGAGGAGCTCGCCGACAAAGAGCACCTCTGGATCAACGCGCTCCGAACTGAGGCTACCGCGCAGGAGATTCAGAGCATCGAGATCGTGCCGTGGCGCACGAACACCGACCAGATCACGAGGTGGTCCGGACTGGTCGAGGGAGAGGATCCCGACCAGCCGCCGGTGCTGATCCTCAAGGCGGACGCCGAGCGAACCGGGGACTATTCCAAGCTTGAAGTGCGCTGGAAGGTTCGCCCGGACAACCTGGAGCGAGGCGCCGTGACGTATCGCGTTGCCATCGTCACGGACATGGATGAGGAGCTCGCCGTCCGGGAGGTGCCGCACGCAGGCAAGAAGGAGGAGAAGTGCCGCTTCGCGAACGATGACTTCTCGATGCTGAACGATGACGCACTCATCTCCGCGAAGCTGATCGTGTCGGTGATCGGAAGCGACGTGGTGGAGCCGCAGGAGACCGAGGAGTTCACGATCCGCTTCGGCGAGCCCCCGGACCGGCTGCGAGGCGGTGGCGGCAAAGAGGTACGGACGTTCAGCGAGGGGTTGATCGAGCTCAGCGACCGGGAGGCCGTCTCGGAGCTTACGTCGGATCCGTCCGCGTTCCGGGAGGATCCCAGGGGATTCGTGCTGCTCCGCACGAAGGATCGAGGCAAGAGCTTCCGGGTGTTTCGTCCTGCGCTCATTCGGGAAGTGGAACAGCAGTGGGCGGCGCAGCCGGGTTCGATCGGGCGCTGGCGGGTCAAGGTGCGCACGTCGGGCGCGCGTGTCGGTGAACCTGAGTTCGTCCCCTTCGCGCGTGACGCGGCATCGGCCGACATGCAACCGCCGTGGGACCGTGTGGCGAACGCAAGCCGGCGGATGGCAGAGCGGTTTGCGCAGTCAGGCGGTGGCGTGGGCCAGGTGTACGACGGCTCCTCCAAGGCCTTTGAGACGGTCGTCAAGGAGTACCTGCTCGCATGGGCGGCTTTGCTCGAGGAAGGAGATCCGCTGCTCGCGCTCGCCCATACTGTCGAAGTGCGGACGCTGTCCGGGCGCACCGTCGGACTCATCGTCCTGCCGAGCCATCCGCTGCGCGTCGCATGGCACGTGGCCTACGACAGCCTCGTGCTCCATACCGCCTTCGAATACGGCGCCGCGCCGAAGCATGTGCGAGAGGAGTTCAAGATCCTTGATGGGTCGTTATTCCCCGCGTTCCTGCCTGGACTGCAGCAAGGCAGCTCGTTCGTGTATGCCGACACGCTGCGCTTTCACGCGGTTGGCCTGGTCGGCGACGACGACAAGGAGCCGAAGGCGGCGATCGCGATGCTCGCGAGAGCGCTCGGCGAGGCGGAAGCAGCCGACGCCGCGCCGACGGTCGGCAGGCAGAGCGCGGAAGTGCTCGGCAACGAGATCCAGAGGTACATCGAATGTCACGACTCGGTGCGGTTGCTCCACATTCACGCGCTCCGGCCGGGCGACGGTCTCACGATCGCGCGCGCGCTGGGGAAGGCTCAGGACCGATACATGCAGTCCTCCGCCGACGAGGACCCTGACGACGGCGCGTCGGGAAGGGCACCGTCGTTCGTTCTCGAACTGTATCCGTCGCGAGAGCAGCGTGCGGTGGCCGGTCGCTTCATCGCCGAGGCGCGCGAGAAACGACGTCGCGGTGCCGGGGTGCTTGCTCCCGAAGACCATTGGATGCTGGATTCGGTAGGTCTTCCTGGTGGAATGACCATGCCGAGGCTCCGCTGGGCGCGTAAAGGCACACAGGACCCCACGACGGCGGCCCACCTGGCGGTTGCGTTCGATACCTTCGAATCCAAGGTCGTCCCGGACGATTGTCCGGAGTCAACGAAGCCACGGCCGTATTTCGCATACGGGTTGCTGTCGTTCTTCGAACGGCACTACACCGACCAGCCGTCCCCCTGTTGGCGCAGCACCGTGCTCCTGCCGTCTGAGGGTGAGAAGCATCCTTCGGACAGGACGCATTCAGAGCGCCTCATACGGCTGCAGCAGGCGATTCTCCGCTGTGTCGCCCGTAATATCGCGGCTGCTGATGCACCGCCCACGCTGCATACTGAGATCTCGCCCGAGAAAGCCCATGGCCTGCGTGAATTGCACCGCCTCTGCGACTGGGTTATCACGCTCGACCGGAACGCCGGAATCGAATACTTCGACTCGCCGAGGACGAATCGGGAGATCTATGACGCGTACGTCATCGACTGCGTGCCCGAACGCGAGGATCTTGGCTGCTTGCAGCTCATCACCTCGACGAGCAACCTTGAGGAAGTCCGCAACCTCCTCGACGGTGCACTCGACCAGATGGGCCTGAGCCAGAGCAGGCGGAACGCCGAGTTTCTGATGGACCAGCTTAAGGCGTTGAGCGGGCGTTTGGCGATCCAGCTAACTGGTCAGAAAATACCCACCGCAGAACTGATCGCCCTGGCGCTCAGCCACGCGAACTGCGAGCGGGCGGCGGAGAGTGATCCGTGCTGGACGCCACTACAGACGGGCTTTTTCATTCCGGTGGACGACGTGCTGGACCTCATGCCGCCTTTATCGGAAACCAAATCCGAGGATGCGGGGACGGAAGTCCGTCCCGACCTCATTTACGTCTCACTGACACCTCGCCGTGGGCTCCGTTTCCAATTCATCGAGGTCAAATACCGGCGCCACCTGCGCACCGCGCGGAGCGTCGAGCTTCTGGACGGTATCCGCCGGCAGATCACCTCGCTGCGCGAGCGATGGGAGGCGTGGTACTCCACGGACGGCGTCCCGCCGTCCTTCCGGGCCGTGCGCCGGGCGAAGCTCGCGCGCGTGCTGCGCTTCTACGCGGACAAGGCGCAGCGTCACCATCTGAGGAAGGAACGTTACGACGGCCTCGTCGCTGAGATTGATCGGATGGTCGAAAAGGGCGGTGATTACGCCTTCGGCACGACCGAAGCGCCGGATCGTGGGTGGGTGTTTTGTCCCGAGTACGGCGGCATCGCGCCGCTCGAGATCTCCACGGGCGATTGGGACACGCGGATATTTCTGTTTGGCCCGGGGCTCCTGCCGGATTCGGATTTCCGACGGGAGACGATAGGACAGCTTTTCCCGGTGCCACCGAGACCAGACGACGGCGATCCGACTACGTACGCGACGCTGCCTGACGCGCCGCGCGAAGAGTCACGTGCTCCCGCGCTGTCAACCCCCACAGGAGAAGAAACTTCAAGGTCCGACACGCCAGGGAGCGCCACCGGCCCCGATCCCGCTTTTCCGGCCGTTGTGATGGGGACCGATTCGCTGACTGGCACAGATGTCCGCTGGCCCCTCACGATCAAGGGAAACCCCCATCTTCTCGTCGCCGGACTGCCAGGTATGGGCAAGACCACTTGCCTACTCAATCTTTGCCACCAGATGCTCGCGGCCGGCGTCCGGCCGATCGTGTTCTCGTACCACGAAGATATCGACCAGCGACTTCAGGAGCTCGTAGGATCGGTCCGGTTCGTCGACTTCCAGGGGTTGGGCTTCAACCCGCTTCAGGTGATCGACCGTGGGTCCCGGATGGCGTACCTGGACGTCGCGGGAGCACTGCGCGACATCTTCGTCGCCATTTATCCAGAACTAGGCGACATCCAAGGGGAACGGATCCGGCGGGCAATCAAGGAGAGCTTCCTCGAGCAGGGCTGGGGTGATCCGGCCGCAGACGTCGCGGCTCTTCCCGAGCCGCTGTTCACGCGCTTCGTAGATATCCTGCGGAGCGACCCACGGCCAGACCGCGGCCTCCACACCCTCCTCGGCCGTCTCGAGGAACTCGCTGACTACGGCTTCTTCGAGCTAGCCGACTCGCGTGAAAGCCTGTGGGAAAGCGACCAGCCGACGGTCATCCGCATCCACGCGACGCAGAACGATAACCTGCAGAAGGCGTTTGCCTCACTCGTGTTCTACGGCCTGTACAAGGACATGTTCCGGCGCGGCATTCAATCGCGCATCACCCATGCGGTGATCTTCGATGAAGCGCATCGAGCCGCCCGGCTGCGCCTGATCCCGACCATGGCCAAGGAATGCCGCAAGTACGGGGTTTCGCTGGTGCTGGCCTCGCAGGAAGCGAAGGACTTCAACGCGTCGCTGTTCTCCGCGATCGCGAACTACCTAGTGCTCCGGCTCAATGAAACAGACGCGAAAGCGCTCGTAAGGAATGTGGCGAGCTCGGATCAGGAGCGCGCGTTGATCGACAAAATTAAGCAGATGGATCGGTTCAAAGCGCTTTACTTCTGCGAAGGGAGGAGAAGACCATCTTTCGTTCTCCTACGCTCGTTATGA